CTTCCTCCTGGAGCCGCCGCAGCAGCTTAATAGTTGCTATCTCTACCACGGTCGAATATAGTAAATTTCAATTATCAGTCATCTGCACAAATACATGCTCAAAATGCGGGAGCGTAGCTAATTTAATTACTAAAATAATTAGTTTTGCTAAATGTATATCGGGCTCGAAAAGAAAATAGAAATGGCGCGTTCGGCTAAGTGTTGGATCTATTACGCCCCTACTAAAAAGTGGTATACACCGGAGGAGGCCCTGGAAGCATTCAAGCGGTGGGAGCCGATGAAGCGCAGGAAACTCCTGGGAGAGGATCATCTGGAAGACTTTAAAGTGATCGACCCAAAGGCCGGGCTTCGTGATCGTATCAAGGTGCTGAACAAGATATCTGAGGAGATAGAAGTATTTGCTAACCGGATAATGGAGTATTATAGGTAGGCGGCCAATGGGGCTGCGGCGCGAAAGGGTTACCCCTCCTGTGATTGCTGAAGGGCCTTGTTTGCGGCCGCAGCAACAACTCGTGCCACGGTGTTTGATTCAAATCTGGCACAATAAGCCTCTATCTTTTCAAGCTCGGTTCTCATACGGTCGTATTTCAATTTAAGGGTAGTGTATGGGTCACGCACACCAAATCCGGTTTTCCCTTCTACTCCCATTATTACATGTTTCTTGCTCATAGTTCCTTATTTTAAAGTACTTTCCAAATACCTGTACCTATCGGCATCCTGCTGTGTCCAACCTTGCTCATTTCGCTTCTGAAGCAGGTATTCCATTTCTTCGATGGTTTCCCGGTCGGCTTTGTCTTTGTCTATACTGCTCATTTTTCCTTATTTAAGTTTTTACCCCGTTTCCTTAATTAGGGAGTGGGGTTGTTTGGGTCGTAACCGGCTTCTTTAAGCACTTGCCTGGCTGTTTCAATAACCGGATGGTGCTGCCCCGGTAGTGCTGTCTGTAGCCACATTATATCTGCAAGATGTATAAGGTTATCAAGGGCCCTCCCGATACGTTCCCTTTCCTCTTGTCTGGCCTGATCTGCGTATTCTTGCATGAGCTCATCTATATCGGAATAATTGATATTGATATGGTCCAATCCGGTCCTATCTGGATTAATCCAAAATCTCTCTATTAATAGTTCTTCTGCTGTTTTTATTGTAATTTTATTATTGGTTTTCGATATTGCACATTCCGGGCACCATACATCCGATATGCCGCCGATCATAGGCACTTCTTTCCCGCATCCCTTGCATGGAGTGGTGTGTTTTGCTGAGGTTGTCATATTCGTTTAAATAAGTATGAGTTGGGTCCAAATGTCTTATCCTGGGCGTCGTGCCATTGATCACTATACATGAGCGTCGTATCGTTGCCTCTGCTTCCGTTTAGCTTACATGCCAATGTGCTATAATTCATACCCACTGACCTTGCGGCATCTCTTAATGATGGGTAAATATGGCCGCTCACAGTATCGATTACCGATTTGGCGGCTGGGTGCATGCCTCCGAAAACATTATGCCAGCAGTGGCCTTCCCCCATCGGAAGATTCATGAGCCCGTAATTGTAAGCATGCCGCATATTCTCTTCTGGGGTTGACCATTCGAGGTTATTTATAATTGGGTTTTGTTTGTCTCCATCTAAATGGTTAACCTGTGGCTTGTTATATGGATTACAGATAAACGCTTCCGCCACCAGTCTGTGGATTAATTTATTTCTACAACCGCCCTGATTACTCAATCTAACCGCAAAATACCCGGTAGAGCTTATAAAATGTTTCATTGGCTGCCCCCTCTGAACCCTCGTCTTTTTATTTTTCATCAATATGGGCCTTTGTTTCGATCTAACCCTCCCCATATTGGATACTTCATAAAGACCCTCATATCCTTTTATGGGACGCCATTCTTCCGGAATAAAAGAGAATGTGCCGGTTAAGTAGTTATAAGCTACATATCCGTATATGAAATTACGCATCAGTCTTCCCTCCAAGCATTTTAATCAATTGCCGAAGTTCCGTCATTGTCTTGCATCCGGGGAATGCCAAAAGCTCCCAACTAAAAGATACCCAGACATGACCGCTTACAGGCTCGCAGTAAATATTGAATCCCTTAAATTTGTTGAAAACAAAGGATCCCCGTTCTGTCCAACTCTTTGTAAACCCTTCTTCCCTTAAAGCCTGTTCGGTTATTTCTTCTTTCATGGTTAATAAATTGGTTTTGGGTATTTTTCTTTTGGTCGCCAGTGAGAAGGGTTTGTGGAATACGCGCCCTCATAAGGGCATTCCCAATATTTTCCATCTTTGTTATACCAAGCATCATATTGAGAGTTATCCTCAAAAACAGTAACAACATCATCATTCTCCGGCAACCGTTCGTCTGTTCTTATCCAGCCGTTGTTGTTATCGATACCAGAGATTAGTTTGGGCCTAAGAAACATACAATCGTCTGTAAATTCTAACTCCAATCCCTTTATATCGTGCGCCTGAACATATGGGTAAGGCGACCAACCGTTCACGTCAACTCTTTTCACTCACCTTTTCCCATTGATCCCCGTATGCTTCGCGAATTGTTTTCTGCTTTGGTGATTCCTGTTGATTTATGTTGCTCATAACTTTTTGCTTTTAATAACTATTTCATCATTATCTCCTACTTCATGGCAGTCGGGGCAGTAGTGCTTATTATCCTCCCCGCCGCCGAAGTGCCAGCCTTCTTCATCTAAGCAATCACTTAGATAGTTTTCGCAGTTATACGCTGCATACCCTTCGTTTGCGTCCGCCCATTCTTTGCCGCAGTTATCGCATTTTGCGCCGTAATATGTTACTGGGTATATCATTTCTGTTTGGTTTTAAGTAAGTCAGGATTGTCGTGGGTGTTGCCGATGATCTGGAATTGAGTTTGTTTCTCATCTTCGATATTCCCATTAACACCGCCAGAAATACCACTTTTAAGAGGGTTTACACAATAAAGAACGAGTTGCCATGCATTAAAAATCCATTCGACCGTTCCTATATAATTAGGAATATCATTGTCGAAGAACGGATAACTATCCATGGTAACAATATCCCCATCATAAATATCTACACCGTTCTTGTCTTTAAGGCCGGTGAATTGGCTCACGGTTGCGGGTTCAACTTCTCGCGCGATAAAGGAATCACGAATGTCCCATCCCACATAATCAGGTACGCGTCGCTCTAAAATCCAATGCTTGTTAATATTGATGACGGTGTTTCCTGGGCCCCGAATAGCGCCTTCACAGCAATGATAACTGCCATACGCCCATTCCCCATTATCTACTCGCTTTCCGCGAAAAAGATTTTCTCTCATGGTTTCATTCATTTATTGTGAAGGAGATAGTTTTGACGTAAGAACAGTCGTCCTCATAAGTTAATGCGTGATCTTCGCTTTCGAATATATTGCTTACTGTCAGGCTGCCGGGCGACCTATACACATTCACCCAATAGGTTACTTCACGGGGCAACATGAAAAGGTCCATAGGGTCTTCTCTTTCTAAGGTATAAACCGTTCCTTTCCGTGTCCATGCCCAAACATAGCCTTCCGATACCCCGTGAATGGGATACTGTGTGCTTTTAGCATCAAACAAATGCAGCTGCTGTACTTTTCTTCCGTTCCGTGTTACTACGGGTTCTCCGGCGAGTGCTTTTTCAAGCGAAAAATCTTTGTAATTCTTTTGCATTTTTATAGTGTTGTGGCTACTTTGATTAATTCCCTTGCTTCTTTTGCCTTTAAAAGAGATACGCCATGCCATTCCAGTTCTTCCGCGAGTTGGTTCAGCATTTCAAGCATTTCAGGAGCGCAGGCTATCAGGCTTGCATTAGCGTCCACTTCTTCGGGAGACAAACCGTCTACAACTACCCGCGATACATGAGTATTGATACCTGAAAATATAGTGGGGTATTTAGTGGCGGGAGGAACGTTTCGGTGCCAGGGGCCCGGGGTGTGTTTCTTTTCCATGTTATTTTACTGTTGGCTTTGATTACGAAAATTCAACTCGTTTCAACTCTTCCTCGATTCCTGCGTACCGATGCCATCCGCTGGGATTCCATTCTTTTTGCACCTGTTCTGGCTGTATAAGACCAAGGCCGAAAGCTATTCTTTCCTCGGTCTGACCGATTTGCATGCCGAGCCAGTTCATTTCAGCATTGATCTTCTGGATTTGCTTTTGGGAAGTGTTTTCGCTTTGGTATCGATCGGAAAGCTTTTCCATTTTCTCATTGAGTCGGAAAAGCTCGTCAGCTTGCTTTTTTATGTATGTGTATCTTTTCATCTTTTCTTTTTAACCCCCGGATGTTACCGGGGGAGGGGTTAAACTTTTATCAGGTACTTGAATGATTTTCGTTCAATTGCTACGAGCCAAGCCGTTCCAGAAAACAGGCTTACGGAATCTGAATCGTAATGGCATACCCCCGTAAATCCATCATAGGCATTTCCTTCTCTCGCGTACAGGTATCTTTGGCCTTCTACTGGCTTTATAGAGGCTGCAGTTTTTTTATGAATCGAAATGCCTGGGGCCACAACAATGAAATAAGCTGGCACTACGATAAATAGGAATACGCCGATGGCAAGTATTAGGGGCATTATGCTCTCTTGCATGGTTGTTTTAGTTTACGTAACACCACATTTGATACCTTCCAGAAACAGGCTCCCCGTCATTGCAAATAATCCTGCCTGCAAGCTTAAGGCTCTCTAACCCTTCTTTCTTTGAAATCCTTGTGAACTTTTTCTCATAGTCATCGAAACGTTTCATCCAAACATCCTTATGCGTCTTTTTTATAGTGATCGTTTCCATGTCTTTAAGTGTTAATGTCAATTGCTTATGTAAAAATAAGCCAATAATTTTACACTTACAAATATATTTGAAAATATGTACCAATTATTTTACATTTGTTTTTATGAATAAGGACATAAAGGCTCTGTACGTGGCGATTGAAAACAATGAGGTTGTTTGCTTTGATACAAACCTTTCTAAATTCCATTTGCATTTTTCCAACATGGAGCCACAATGCCCTTCTTATATTATCTTTCATCGGGCCTTTAAAAAGGGCTACAAATTCACAAAAACGCTTTCCGGCAAGGGGTACCATTTTCAAAAAGTCCTTTAGTCTTTCCATTTTAGCTGCTTTGCATCAAAATCCTGCAGTGACTTTTTGAGATAAGCCAACCGCTTATTGTTCCAATAATTATCGGGAGCAAGCCGGATCCGGTTATAAATAATTTCAAGCATGTCGCCTACCATAGAATCGGCCCTTCTTGTTGTTTCTTTGGCCTCCCTAACGGCTTCGGTCATTTCATCGAATGTCATAATCCTTAATTTTTTGTTTGTACGTCTCAATCAAATGGATCAATCCAAACCGATCCCAGCGGTGCCCTGATTGCTTGGCTATCCTTTCAAGTAATTCCAACCTTTCCGACCCTATTTTTTTAATCAGGTTCTCCCGGTATTTCAATTGGTTCCCGCTCAAATACGTATTACATCTGATGCATTGGGCATGCACGTTATCTTCGTTGAACCTTACTACTCCGTTATGCCCTGCGGACAAATAATGTCCGGCCTGGATCTGCTTTAATGATTTGAGTTCCCCGCAGGAAATACAGGTAAATGAATCTCCGTTGCTGTCTCTTTCCCGGATGTACTTGTTGAATACCTGGGTAGCTTTTTTTATCAGCCAGCTGATTGAACGGTTGTTGTATTTTTGAATTGACCTGACCTCTATCGTTTCCGGTTTCTTCTTATTTACAGCCGCTCTGTGCCGTTTATAATGACTTTGGCACCTACCAGCTATCAGCGGCCCGTTATAGTCACAGTCAAGGCATTTGCCCTCTTTCATCTTTATGGTAGAATTACGCTGCATCAAGAGGGTCGCCTTTCTATTTTGTTGGCGTATTCCTGGTACTGCGCCTTAATAGACGGGTATACAGATATATACCCCTGAATTGTCGCCAATCGGTTGTAGATAGTTGTCCTGTGGACCTTCTGGATAATTC
Above is a genomic segment from Verrucomicrobiia bacterium containing:
- a CDS encoding YopX family protein produces the protein MRENLFRGKRVDNGEWAYGSYHCCEGAIRGPGNTVININKHWILERRVPDYVGWDIRDSFIAREVEPATVSQFTGLKDKNGVDIYDGDIVTMDSYPFFDNDIPNYIGTVEWIFNAWQLVLYCVNPLKSGISGGVNGNIEDEKQTQFQIIGNTHDNPDLLKTKQK
- a CDS encoding recombination protein NinG; the encoded protein is MKEGKCLDCDYNGPLIAGRCQSHYKRHRAAVNKKKPETIEVRSIQKYNNRSISWLIKKATQVFNKYIRERDSNGDSFTCISCGELKSLKQIQAGHYLSAGHNGVVRFNEDNVHAQCIRCNTYLSGNQLKYRENLIKKIGSERLELLERIAKQSGHRWDRFGLIHLIETYKQKIKDYDIR
- a CDS encoding DUF551 domain-containing protein — its product is MNGWSPYPYVQAHDIKGLELEFTDDCMFLRPKLISGIDNNNGWIRTDERLPENDDVVTVFEDNSQYDAWYNKDGKYWECPYEGAYSTNPSHWRPKEKYPKPIY
- a CDS encoding NUMOD4 domain-containing protein, whose product is MRNFIYGYVAYNYLTGTFSFIPEEWRPIKGYEGLYEVSNMGRVRSKQRPILMKNKKTRVQRGQPMKHFISSTGYFAVRLSNQGGCRNKLIHRLVAEAFICNPYNKPQVNHLDGDKQNPIINNLEWSTPEENMRHAYNYGLMNLPMGEGHCWHNVFGGMHPAAKSVIDTVSGHIYPSLRDAARSVGMNYSTLACKLNGSRGNDTTLMYSDQWHDAQDKTFGPNSYLFKRI